The following proteins come from a genomic window of Alnus glutinosa chromosome 10, dhAlnGlut1.1, whole genome shotgun sequence:
- the LOC133879412 gene encoding receptor-like protein 15, which produces MKQYLRMECPLLKVLLWGLLVFLQIHGHTAACLREERIALLELKAFLESNTIHADADDHRGLLPSWIDDTKSDCCGWERVTCNSTSAHVIKLSLYNLKKEDPYNNRWLLNVSLLVPFKELTTLDLSYNAIRGCLPNEGFESLSRLENLEILDLSRNNFSRSIIELLSAVKSLKSLNLASNRIKGSFPAKGLSNFSRLEILDLNGNSFTGSISPYIGALSSLKSISLGYNDLNGTLPEELCKLNKLEELDLYGNFFEGIVPPCLNNMTSLRLLDICLNQFTGNIASNLIATPTSLEYIDLSYNLFEGLLSFRLFANHSKLEVIILVNKNNKLEIETDNSSGWNDLSFQSLKVIVLHNCNLNKPTGNVPKFLFGQRKLEIVDLSHNKLKGSFPNWLFENNTGLQEINLQNNSFVGQIHFPPNRNKSISFMDVSKNCLDGQLQENIGKITPYLKYLNLSQNLIEGYLPSSIADMRYLETLDLSFNNFSGELPTELFATCTSLTLLKLCNNQFTGTIPEWIGNKTRLLSFVLSNNFFEGQIPCGLDSVQLVDLSHNSLSGSLPSCLNLRFVEHLRLHGNKLTGPIPKAIFNSSSLSTLDLRDNSFFGNIPDEIGALYNLRILLLSGNFFSGIIPNQLCWLNKIGIMDLSNNSLSGTIPHCFYNMSFGNIDDLVNYRYSSLSWLSGLGSTFQRLQKWNWEGDNMLMWIENDDHVEVEFVTKYRSYSYSGYILNYMTGLDLSCNKLTGTIPLELGELSSIHALNLSNNQLTGSIPQKISNLDNLESLDLSHNNLSGEIPSVMIDMNFLEVFTVAYNNLSGKVPDMKAQFATFNKSSYEGNPFLCGQPLENSCTRVESHPSPTKSSNASEGKWYEIDPQVFFASFTASYIVFLLGVATLLHIHPYWQQRCFNLIEDFKYQCYYPAFYSLKRLSNRLYP; this is translated from the exons atgaaacaatattTGAGAATGGAGTGTCCTTTACTGAAAGTCTTGTTGTGGGGTTTActtgtttttcttcaaattcatGGACACACAGCTGCCTGCCTCCGGGAAGAAAGGATTGCTCTGCTGGAATTGAAGGCGTTTCTGGAATCCAATACTATTCATGCTGATGCAGATGATCACCGCGGCCTTCTTCCGTCATGGATTGACGACACAAAGAGTGACTGTTGTGGTTGGGAGAGGGTCACATGCAACTCCACCTCCGCTCACGTGATCAAGCTTTCCCTCTACAACTTAAAGAAAGAAGATCCTTATAACAACCGTTGGTTGCTAAACGTGTCCCTGTTGGTGCCTTTTAAGGAGCTAACAACTCTTGATCTATCCTACAATGCAATTCGTGGTTGCCTACCAAACGAAG GTTTTGAAAGCTTGTCAAGATTGGAGAACTTGGAGATCTTAGATCTTAGTCGCAACAATTTCAGCAGAAGCATCATAGAATTATTGAGTGCAGTCAAATCCCTTAAGAGTTTGAATCTTGCTTCAAATCGGATCAAAGGATCATTTCCTGCCAAAG GTTTGTCTAATTTCAGTAGGTTGGAGATTTTAGATCTGAATGGAAATTCTTTCACTGGAAGTATTTCTCCATATATCGGGGCACTATCTTCTCTAAAATCTATATCATTAGGTTACAATGACCTTAATGGCACTTTACCTGAAG AGTTGTGCAAACTGAATAAACTGGAAGAGTTAGACCTTTATGGTAATTTCTTTGAAGGGATCGTTCCACCATGCCTAAACAATATGACGTCTCTTAGATTGTTAGATATATGTCTAAACCAATTCACTGGAAACATCGCTTCAAATCTGATAGCCACCCCGACATCACTTGAGTACATTGATCTGAGTTACAATCTTTTTGAGGGCCTATTGTCATTCAGGTTATTTGCTAATCACTCTAAGCTTGAGGTGATTATATTGGTGAATAAAAACAATAAGCTTGAGATAGAAACTGATAATTCGTCAGGTTGGAACGACCTCTCATTTCAATCGTTAAAGGTCATTGTACTACATAATTGTAATTTGAACAAGCCCACTGGAAATGTTCCCAAGTTTCTGTTTGGCCAGCGCAAATTGGAAATAGTTGATTTGTCTCACAATAAGTTGAAAGGAAGCTTCCCCAATTGGTTGTTTGAAAACAACACAGGACTGCAAGAGATAAATCTTCAAAATAATTCTTTCGTGGGTCAAATTCATTTTCCACCAAATCGCAACAAGAGTATTTCGTTTATGGATGTCTCTAAGAATTGCTTAGATGGTCAACTTCAAGAAAATATTGGAAAGATAACTCCATACTTAAAATATCTAAATCTTTCCCAAAATCTTATTGAAGGTTATCTTCCGTCCTCAATTGCTGACATGAGATATTTGGAGACTTTGGACTTGTCCTTTAATAATTTCTCGGGAGAGTTACCAACAGAATTATTTGCCACTTGCACCTCCTTGACTCTTTTGAAGTTATGCAATAATCAGTTCACAGGAACAATTCCTGAATGGATAGGAAACAAGACACGTTTGTTGAGTTTTGTCTTGAGTAACAACTTTTTTGAAGGTCAGATTCCTTGTGGACTAGATTCAGTTCAATTAGTAGACCTTTCTCATAACTCACTTTCGGGATCGTTACCTTCTTGCTTGAATCTACGGTTTGTCGAGCACCTACGTTTGCATGGAAACAAACTTACAGGTCCAATACCAAAAGCTATTTTCAATTCATCGTCTCTTTCGACATTAGACCTTAGAGATAACAGCTTTTTTGGCAACATTCCCGATGAAATTGGTGCACTTTATAACTTAAGAATACTTTTGTTGAGTGGCAACTTTTTCAGTGGTATAATTCCAAATCAGTTGTGTTGGTTAAATAAGATAGGTATAATGGATCTTTCCAATAACTCTCTTTCTGGGACAATACCGCACTGTTTTTACAACATGTCCTTTGGAAATATAGATGATCTTGTCAATTATAGATATTCTTCTCTGTCCTGGCTCAGTGGATTAGGTTCCACATTCCAAAGGCTCCAAAAATGGAATTGGGAAGGAGATAATATGCTGATGTGGATAGAAAATGATGATCATGTTGAGGTTGAGTTTGTAACAAAATACAGGTCTTACTCCTACAGTGGTTATATCCTTAATTATATGACCGGATTGGATTTATCATGCAACAAGCTAACAGGTACAATTCCACTGGAACTAGGAGAGTTATCTTCAATTCATGCATTGAACTTGTCTAACAATCAGTTGACAGGTTCCATTCCacaaaaaatctcaaatttagACAATTTGGAGAGTTTAGACCTTTCTCACAACAATTTAAGTGGAGAAATTCCTTCGGTAATGATTGATATGAACTTTCTAGAAGTGTTTACTGTGGCTTACAACAACTTATCAGGTAAAGTTCCAGACATGAAAGCACAGTTTGCAACATTTAATAAGAGTAGTTATGAAGGAAATCCATTTCTTTGCGGGCAACCACTAGAGAATAGCTGCACCAGAGTAGAGTCACATCCATCACCAACAAAATCTTCAAATGCAAGTGAAGGGAAATGGTATGAAATAGATCCTCAGGTCTTCTTTGCAAGCTTTACCGCATcttatattgttttcttattggGTGTAGCTACTCTTCTTCATATTCATCCTTATTGGCAACAACGGTGCTTCAATTTAATTGAGGATTTTAAGTACCAGTGTTATTATCCTGCTTTTTATAGCTTAAAAAGATTGTCAAACCGTCTATATCCTTAG